From the genome of Homalodisca vitripennis isolate AUS2020 chromosome 8, UT_GWSS_2.1, whole genome shotgun sequence, one region includes:
- the LOC124368107 gene encoding MFS-type transporter clz9-like: MSWAPEVKSESVSDFRLSTERFAEDNVLKHSFNKETCLAGKDWLYSYLKRNTNLKLRQPENTSLNRISAFNEQEVKIFFDNLKAVIHKFEIDPHRTYNQDETGITTVQKKCPKVLALKGAKRVGGATSGERGRTITAVFCVSAGGHYIPPMLIYPRKRMTPNLQVNGPHGALYCLSNNGWTNSELFLEWLAHFKKHSHPTPEDPVLLILDNHNSHISIPAYKFCKDSNIHMISLPPHTSHRLQPLDLTFFGPLKNALYREYDLHLMRSGHEKITEY, from the exons ATGTCGTGGgctccagaagtcaagtctgagtctgtgtcagatttcagactcaGCACTGAGCG ATTTGCTGAAGACAATGTTCTTAAGCACTCTTTCAACAAAGAAACTTGTCTGGCAGGCAAAGACTGGTTATATAGCTACTTGAAACGCAACACAAACCTGAAGTTACGCCAGCCTGAAAACACAAGTCTTAACAGAATTTCAGCGTTCAATGAGCAAGAGGTTAAGATTTTTTTTGATAACTTGAAAGCAgtgatacataaatttgaaatagaccCCCACCGTACGTACAATCAGGACGAAACCGGTATAACAACCGTCCAAAAGAAGTGCCCAAAAGTGTTGGCACTAAAGGGTGCTAAAAGAGTAGGTGGGGCTACTTCAGGGGAAAGGGGAAGAACAATCACAGCAGTTTTTTGTGTAAGTGCTGGTGGCCACTACATCCCACCAATGCTGATATATCCACGCAAAAGAATGACCCCCAACCTTCAAGTGAATGGACCACATGGTGCACTTTACTGCCTCTCTAACAACGGCTGGACAAACTCGGAGCTGTTTTTGGAGTGGCTAGCTCACTTTAAAAAACACTCACACCCTACACCCGAGGATCCTGTTCTTCTAATCCTGGACAATCACAACAGTCATATATCCATACCGGCCTACAAGTTTTGCAAAGACAGCAACATTCATATGATATCTTTGCCCCCTCACACGTCCCATCGGCTTCAGCCACTGGACCTGACTTTTTTCGGTCCATTGAAAAACGCCTTGTATAGAGAATATGATCTTCATCTAATGCGATCCGGTCATGAGAAGATAACCGAGTATTGA